Below is a window of Arabidopsis thaliana chromosome 2, partial sequence DNA.
TGATCTCTCTAGCTAATTGTTATGCGTTTGACATTCTAAGGGTCCGTTAAAGATTCAGTAGTGGGTGAAGAGCGGATTGCACAATACTTTCTAGCTATTCTAAACATTCGAGGGACTCCTCTTCATTGGAAGTACTTAGTTGAGGGAATAAACGAAGGGCCTCATGCAGACTGCATCGATAAGCCAAGCTATAACTTAAAGGATCTTCGACACCAGAGAACCAAACAACCAGATTCATCTGCTCTGCACTATGTCGGGGTTAGCATAATAACCTTATATCTCTACCTTGCTTTCCTTCTGAAATTGTCCTGACCAATGAAAGGTTCCCTGTCATCTACAGGATATGATTTCAGAAGTGCAACGATCACTGTATATAACACTCTCAGAATTTGATGGGGACACGGAGGATGAGAATGATTTAGAATGTTTGATAGAGCAACAGTTTGAAGTTCTACAAAAGGCATTGAAGATTCCTCACAAAGCATCCGAAGCAAGGTTAATGGTCTCCAAGAaatttcttactttgtttAGGACAGGTAGACTTGGTCCCTTTATCCTTGACGATGTCcctgaaactgaaactgacCACCCCAATTCAAAACGGGTAgttgttttgtaaaatcttaAAGCAAATTGTACCACATTATGCGTGCAGCTTAAGATGATGATTCTATTTGTTTACATTTGAGATTCAATGGCGTTGCTCCAGTAACTCCAAAGTATTTGAATGAACAAAATTGAATCATGATAAGATTTGGCATCTGCCAGAAACAATATCTATCTGGTGTCCTCATTTATTGGCCTCAATGAATTCTCGGtactctttcttcatcttcacaCCCGATATAGTCCTACACAGACTCGGAATCTTTAGCCAAACCTGAACACAATAATCTATGCAATTTTAAAACTGAGAGAACGTTTCCTAACCTGAGCATTTCCTTGTTCTTGAAGAACTGCACACATGGGGTTCCCATAATTCCAGCTGCTTCAGCAATTTCTTGATCTTCCTCGATGTCAATCTCAACAAAATGCACATCATGGTTATACTCATCGACCAcctgaaacaaaatgaagGAGAAGTGAACAAATGGTCAAGTAAATCAGTCCAAAAAGATCTCTTCCGATGAGTTTCATTTCGACTAATAAAGGAATACCTTGTTCAAAATAGGCTTCAGAGTCCTACAGGGGCCACATGTTGGTGAAGTGTATAGTACCAATATAACTCTTGGACTCTCATGGTATAGTTTTCTAAGAGCATACTGAAAGCAGGGGAAAAAACATAAGGAGAAAGATGTGAGGCAGAGAAAATGCTTGTAGGTAACAAGTTAAGGTTCATATGTTAACAAACCTGTCCCTTGTGCTTTGTAAGAGTGATGTCAAACTTTTCTTGGACATCCCGTTGTGTGAATTCTTTCTTGGCCTCTTCAGTTTGAGGCTGTAACGTGAACATGAAAGAGAGTAAGCCTTGTGACGTGTGCTTAAGAGATAAGATATTTCTGAATATTTCCTACCTGGTGAAATTCAACAAGAAGATTGTTACTTGTGAGGTATCTCTCGGCTGACAAAGCAGCTATGCATCCTGATCCAGCAGCAGTTACAGCTTGTCTCCATTCGTGGTCCTAGAGTGACAAATAGGAGAATATAGCAAACACAATTATCGAACCAATATGACTTAAAAGAGTTAATACCAACACCGAAAAATTGCTAAAAGTTCCGAAGAATACCTGCACATCTCCTGCAGCAAATACACCTTCAACTGATGTATTTGATGTTCCTTCCCGAACCAAGACGTACCCGGAGCTGTCGAGTTCGACTTGGCCTTCCAATAACTGACTGTTTGGCGAATGCCCTATTCCATAAAACAATCCTTTTGCCTCCAGCTCAGTTTCTTCACCCGTATCAAGTCTTCTGAGTAGAATGCCAGACATCTGTCCCTTGGTGTTGCTCAATACGTCCACGGTTTCCGTGTTGTAATGCACTGTGATGTTTGGATTGTTGATCACTCTGAAACATTCGCCATAACCAACCTGTTAAAAAAACACTCAGGGTGTTGAAAAGACTCAACTTACGTTGTGCTCATTAGTCTATAATTCCGATAgccagcaaaaaaaaaaagcactcTACTGGTTGGTTATAAATTTACATGCAACGGAAATCATAACCAAAGGCTTTCCCAGATATATCCAATGGATTTGCGAGGGAACAGGGGATAGCAGTCAATACATGCAACAAAGAACGCTCAACATAGCTATGACAAAACACATTTCCTAGTTTGGACATAGCATTTATCTAGTTTTAACTGTTTATCTtcagaaatcaaagaagaggaGTAGAATATAAGGCAGACGTGATGAATATAAGAACTCACCTATCTTGCATAGCCTTGGAAGCTCTCAACTGATCTCTGCGAACAAGCAAATGAACATGACGGGCATATTTCGTGAGATACAAGGCTTCCTCTGTAGCCGTATCTCCTCCTCCAACCACGGCAAGTACTTGCCCCTTAAATAAAGGCGAAGCTCCATCACAGATAGCACAAGCACTTATCCCCCTACTCCAGAATTCTTCCTCTCGAGGTAACCTTAACCTCCTTGCTGTAGCGCCAGTGGCATATATAATACTATGGCACTTGACCtataaaaaatggaaacatcAGAAGAGAGCtgaagccaaaaaaaaaaaactatttagaatttgaaaaagaaatagtgagaaaacaaagaaagataatcACCTTACGTTCACTAGTTTGCACAGTAAAAGGAGCAGTTGTGACACTAAGAGATTCAACATCTTCTGGATACAACTCTGCTCCCCACCTCTCTGCTTGCTTTCTCATTCTACAATTTTCACACAATAAATAATTGCATCAGAAACATATAAGAAACGCCACAAACTAACAAAAGAATCAGACTATGTTATAGCTCACTTCTCCATTAAATCGGGACCCGTGATACCGTCTGGGAATCCCGGAAAATTCTCAACTTCAGTAGTTGTCATCAACTGTCCACCGGGAACTCCGCCCATCTGATACCCTTCAAAAACCACCGGCTTCAAATTGGCGCGCGCTGCATATATCGCCGCCGTATAACCGGCGGGACCGGAGCCTATAATCACTACATTCTCGATAATCTCGCCTgcaattaattattaaaaaaccAACACAGAGCTCGATTACTTACACTGCCAAAAACCTtaagaaagaagcaaagaggAACTCCTCAAGTAcctcctgaagaagaagaagacggagaaTTGGCGGTGGCGGAGACTCTGAGGCGGAGGGAATCAGAAGAGCGAGTTCGGGTTGGTTGACGGAGGAGATAGGAGCCGCCGTGACGTGtggtagtagtagtagtgagaaagaagagatgaggaggaggagaaagagcGGATGAGGCGGCGGAGACACGGTGAGGCGATGAGACGGAGGCAATACCGATGCCTATCTTGGGAGACGCagccatattttttttgattgCCTTACCTTTACCAGAGACCATACAATTGTCTCTTTGGCTTTgcagttaaaaaaaaacatcccGATTTTCTGTTGGCGACTGTGCCTCACGCGCCTCAGCATTATCTCTTTGCTTCCAAGTCCACAGGCTTAGATGATTTTCAGCCGTTGGATATATGTGATGAAGCGACTGAACGGTGGAGATGTGTTTTGACTGATTTTACTTCGTCTTTTCAACGGAGGGATAAGCCAAtcgctttttttttaagtggGAAAGATCGCCAAGAGTTTAAGTGGACGGACGACGCTTTTTATATTGGGCCATAAATGGGCCTGTTTTGGTACTGAATATTTAGTCACGACGAAGATTCTTAAACCCACCGGAAAATGGGCTAATCTGTGTGCGGATTGCTTCGCCAAAAAGTTAGTactaataatttataaagCATAACTAGCTAAATGCGAAGACTATATAGTTTACTTAGTTCTGAAGAGGTTGAAGTGGAAATGAAATGAACTAGGAGTTGGTGAGGGAAGGTGACAGactattttttcttaagtCAAAAAGTTAAGCTGACCAAAAAAGAGCAGCCCAATGAAAGCAAGGATCTTTATCTTTAGTCTAGTGTCTGAATTCCATGCACTTCCAATGTTTTAGTCAACAAAATGTACTTACATTTGATGACTTGATGTTGTATAGATTCGTTAGGAAGCCACATCACTAAACGTTAAGCATAACtttatggttaaaaaaaaaccccCCCACCGTGTTCTTACTTGTCATCCAAATTCGATCTGCCATTTGAAGTTTCCTAAGCTGTTCTTGATGACTATTCTTAAATTCGATGTTTATATCTTACCATCTAAATTAAGCCTTACAAGAGCTACATATCCAAGTAGTATATGCTGGAGTAGTTTTGTGATCCCTTAATCTTATTGTTCAACAAATAATTTCAACAGGACATATATATGGATCACTACTGTTAAAACGATATAGTAGAGCTTAAGCGTTAGGATTTGTATTATTagttgtctctctcttttacaGACGCGTGGAAGGTACGCGCCGTCATAGGAACATTGTCGGTAATCCCCTTCAAACACCAGTAGTCAGTAGATCGATGACTTGAATTACATCACTGTCCCCTACTTTGACCAATAGAGATCTAAAGGTTTCCTTTCTTGCATTATTGTGCTAAAACCGACATTTACTTAAGTTACTTGATTATgtcttggaaaaaaaaaaagattttaactttGGGAACTTTTATTCAACtgaaattttaaagaattatttaatttggaaTTCCTTCTATAAATTTACTGGCTTTTACCGTTATACGTTACcataaacttatatatatgatcaaattCGACCGTGATGAATGATCACTTTTTTAACTTTCCATTCAGATCAACTGAACCCCCttactttttctatatatactcttttaagcacttgtttatatattatcaaCAAATTAAGGTGTCGAAAGTAACATACAATTAGACAAAGCATGTATAGTCAAAAAGATAGATAGTcatcaattttgaaaaacGAGCAATTTACATGATcctacaaaacaacaaaactaactATATGAAATATCAAgtttataatcatttttaaaaataccatTACAAAAGATTTGtactttgaatataatttaacatgaAATTTAGAAAACGATCTGTTTAAGAATATAACTTCTGCTATGTGGTATTTTAACTGGTActttatagagaaaaaaagattggtAATTAATGTGATATTTTTGCAATCCATATTATATATTCGAGAGATTTTACTAATGATAGTACTTGATTAATCATTAGAGAAAACTAAATCTTACAAATATAGGTAGACATGATGAATAATATGCATGATTTGCGTTTCGTAAATTGATAGTACCACCTCACCTAAAGGGGGTCCAAACGAGTTGCTTCATATCACAATATCCAATTTTACCAACATACATTAATATATGTGTATTCACATATATACCTCgtgattaatattttttttaaaatcatttttcgtTTGTTTCCTATACGTCTAATCAAACACACACGTTAcaactaaaattatattgaCAATATAGCTCGGTTGGTAAAAGCAACGACTACTGCAGTTTCCCTGAAAAACTTAAGACCAGTACTAAATATCAACTATACAAATTAAGTTGATATCAGTTTTTTTGGGGGTAAAGTAATCCAATATCAttctaaaattaaaagcaaaatGTCGTTAGTTATACATGTTAGAGACGAGCGTTgtgtttgagaaaaaaaagagttatgtCGTATAGTGGATTCGACGTAAATATTATCGATGGTTGGTTTCAAACCTGAAAAATTACATGTCATATTGTCATCAAACATCGATTTTCAtttgatataagaaaaatatatttacaaacacaatcgtgtgtgtgtgtatgcaTCATGATTATATGCATGTTAGTGTTAGAGTTACATATTCTATAGAATATGTAAATAGTTAGAAGCGTACGTTCCTTGAAAATTGTTCAAAGTATttctattattgttttcttttgttaaagtatTTCTATTATTGTCTCAACCacctaattaaattaaataacgtctctatctctttctatGGAGTCGTGTTACGTCTTTCTAGTTTGAGATCTTCTActacttgttttcttcaagaataataattttcgTTTTATATATGGAAGATGCTGGTGAACATTTACGGTGTAACGATAACGTTAACGACGAGGAGCGTTTGCCATTGGAGTTTATGATCGGAAACTCAACATCCACGGCGGAGCTACAGCCGCCTCCACCGTTCTTGGTAAAGACATACAAAGTGGTGGAGGATCCGACGACGGACGGGGTTATATCTTGGAACGAATACGGAACTGGTTTCGTCGTGTGGCAGCCGGCAGAATTCGCTAGAGATCTGTTACCAACACTTTTCAAGCATTGCAACTTCTCTAGCTTCGTTCGCCAGCTCAATACTTACGTACGTATATATGCTTCACTGTTTCAATCAGTATTTTAAactatttgtgtttctttgagTTTACTAAGTGTATTTGCTTAATTAAAGGCATTAATGAGTgttgttacaaaaatattatagggTTTTCGAAAAGTAACGACGATAAGATGGGAATTTAGTAATGAGATGTTTCGAAAGGGGCAAAGAGAGCTTATGAGCAATATCCGAAGAAGGAAGAGCCAACATTGGTCACACAACAAGTCTAATCACCAGGTTGTACCAACAACAACGATGGTGAATCAAGAAGGTCATCAACGGATTGGGATTGATCATCACCATGAGGATCAACAGTCTTCCGCCACTTCATCCTCTTTCGTATACACTGCATTACTCGACGAAAACAAATGCTTGAAGAATGAAAACGAGTTATTAAGCTGCGAACTTGGGAAAACCAAGAAGAAATGCAAGCAGCTTATGGAGTTGGTGGAGAGATACagaggagaagacgaagatgcAACTGAtgaaagtgatgatgaagaagatgaagggCTTAAGTTGTTCGGAGTAAAACTTGAATGAAACTAGATTGCTAGATTGATATTCGTAATATACCAGTTTCTTCATATTCTTAGAAGTTTTGCATAACTATATATAGTACTCTTTTAAGACATGCAAGATCAGAACATATGTCCGAGAAATATCGGATTCTTTGCTGTATTGGTTAAGTCTCGTGTTCATAACATGGTACAtcgtgtgtatatatatagccaTTAACTAAGAGAACGTTTTCTCATGTATTTGCgaaatttaaaactattttgggTAGATGAGATGAGTTACATCTCACTTTGGGCTGTGGTCAGGATGATTTTGGTTATGTAAGCCGCGTTAATAATGGTATCACTAGCTGCAAAATGGTTGAATTTTGGTAAATCTCAACTCTCAACTTTCAACTCTCAAAGCAGGCCTAGAACTAGAAGTAAAAGATTGGCATTCTCTTATTTCGAATTTAGGCCAGAACATACGGCACATTAGGGTTTTTTCCAGATTTTTAGTTGATGGAAGATAAAATATGAGGCATCATGTATATAGACATTAAGACCACAGGTTTCTCATGTATATGTCATATTTACAACTATGTTGAGTACGCAGATGAGATTATAATAAGTGATCAGATCTCTCTTTGGGCTATGGTCACAAAGGGTTTTTGTTGTACAAGCCGCAATAATGGTTTCACTGGCTATGAGTTAGCTGCAAAATGATTGAATATGGTCTCAAGTGTGGATTGACTTATACTGTATTCAGCTATTCCCAGCCGATTCCTGCCATAGAATGAAGCAAATTTCTTTCCTCAGACTTACAAAGACTGATGTTGTGTGGATCATGGAGAAGAAACAGTTAAAAGAAGAATGTCTTACCGGTTTCTTTCAAGATGTCCAAAGGCATCCGCAAGTGACAATCCTCCTTCTCCAAATGGCAACTGCAACCCAAGAGAGACAAATATGGAGCACTAGTCCAAGAGTAATCTTAGAGCCAATAGATTTTGTGTTTAATAATTTACCTGGTACTTGATACTCAGTCCATTGCAGCTTTTGAATGTTGCACCGGGAAACGAAGATTGTATGAAAGAATCCAATGCTGAGAACTTTTCTTTGGTTAGCCACCACTCGGCAAATATTGGAAGTGGAATACCACCTGTTCAGCATCAAACggataaaacatatatttatgctACAAGTCGTGAAATAAGGCAAATCTAAAAAAGTATGTGACATGTGTGCTCCTACCATCTCGAAACAGCTGCTCTGATAACTGGTCATCGAATCGCACATCTTCCTCAGGCAATGGAGGTACCAGAGTACTCACTCTCTGCTCATTACCAAGAAACTTGGCAATCCTCTGTACCATTTCTGGTGACAAACTGATTTCTGATGCTGAAGCCGTATCAGGAGTAATCGAGTCAGAGACACCTATACAAACTTCGAGATCACCCAGTAAACTTCTAGGCTGCGTAGGAACGTTAAACAGCCACTGCTGAATTATTTGGCAAAAGTTCTCCAATTCCACATTGCTGACTTCATTGGGTTTGACCTAATTGGTAAGACAGCCAACATTACGCACAAGCTTTGAGAAATGATCCTTCCTAccattgaaacaaaacaccaTTGTAAAAAGGTACCTCTAACTCTAGGTGGTTTCCGTAGCGTGTCTTTAAGTGTTGTGGACTACCTATGCATCTTAGGCGGCCTCCTACCTGTAGTTTGAGGAGTATGGTTCTGTGAGGTGGAAAGATTTAAGGAACTAACGCCCTAAGGAGTTCAAAATGAGTTAAGAAAATACCATGATCCCGATCCTAGTGCAAAGTGCTTGAGCTTCATTCATGCTATGAGTAGTCAGAATGACCGCTGTCTTTCCACTCCTTGTCGACAAGCGGGATATCACATCCCACATGAATCTTTTGGCAACAGGATCCATACCTGAagcattaaaaacaaaaacacaaaaaacttTACCCAGTAGCTAAGAACTAGTGTAGAACAGAGATGAAGTCTTCGTTAGTGATTTTAAAGTCAAACTGGTCAGGCAAGTCAACCAAAATCTTGATTGGGTTATACCTGTAGATGGTTCATCGAGGATGACAATAGGAGGATCTCCAATCATTGCAATAGCAACGGATAGTTTGCGCTTGTTTCCGCCACTAAGAGTGAACGATGGCTTGTGAGAATGTTTCAACAAGTCAAACTCGACTAACTTTTCCGTAACCACCTGTTATCAGATAACACATATCAGACAATGTCCAATTAGGAACTTCCACTAGTTAGATTTATGCCTAATAGTAAGGTTGtgattttgaatatatttttaatttatcctAGACGGTAGAGAAAGATGATTTGTTCAAATGTTATGTAGGTATTTAACTTAGCCAAACACCTATACTTCTATTGGGGAATCACAGAACTCATTAAGGCGTGTAAGCAAGCATTAAACGTACCACTTACATTATCAATTCTATGATCAACTACTCCTTTGATCCTTGCATAAAGTTCAAGGTGCTCCTTCACAGTCAAATACTCGAATAAAGCATCGAACTGGGGGCAGTAGCCAATCTGAGtaggaaacaaaatatttctttaaacATTCAATGTTGATTCAATGAATTGGTAAAGTCAATGAATTGACATACATGCTGACGAATAGCTTTGGGACTCGCTACTATGTCTTTGCCAAAGATGAAGGCAGTTCCACTAGTTGGAGTTTCTTCTCCTGTTACACCCAAAGAAGTGAGAATAGTCAACGCTATTGCTTCAGAAGTTGAAGTTGTTTATTTGGGGGTTACAAAGTATTTAAGATAACAGCTCGGAATAGTTTCCAAATACCAAAGACGCACAACATACCAGATAACATAGACAAGGTAGTAGTCTTCCCAGCTCCATTCGTCCCTAGAAAGCCAAAACATTCTCCTGCTTGGACTGAGAAAGTCAAAGACTGTACAGCTACTTTTGGGCCGTGATGTTTGTCACCAGGATAGACCTGAAcagtagtattttaggataaAAAGAGAGGAGAATCTCTGTTAACGCTTGGGTAAAAAGAGCAGGCTTCAATACCTTCCTCAGGTTCTGTAAGTAGAGCATCGTGTTGTCTGACAACCCCGAAATCACCCTGTCTCTTTCCTCTTGCACGTCTATGTCATCTTCCATATCAGTGGAAATGGCTCCAGTCGAATCCTTGAGAAGTGGCTCTGTAGAACTAGAACCAGCACCTTGCTTGAAAGCCTTCAAATTCTGCCACCACTCCCCAATTGAGAACGACATCACTTTTTGGACAGGCATGAGCTCAAGCCCAAGCGTCACAAGGAAGTAGAATATACTCTGTCATATATGAGTTCAGTCAGACGAGATGCCCCTATAGTATATATTAACGATAATTTTGTGTCTATCCCATGAAAAAATGACAATAGTAGCATAGAGTAGCGACAATATTCCAACTTTTAAATTcacaaatatgaaaatcatTGACACTTAATGGTGGATCTATTTCTCAGGTTTTCAAAGGAGtaggaacaaaaaaaggtgAAGAACAGGGAAGACTCTAACCTCCAAACCCAGGTAACAGATGGACGCTCCAGTGACGTTCCATTCAAACACCCCATGACTAGATTTGTCTTTCATCCCCTGCCTTAGAAGCGCTAATGAAGCCAATCCATCAGAGAAGCAAAATCCTGGTGATAATCTGAAGAAGTTCTGTAAAGCATAACGAAAAAGAATCAGTTCCTAGTCTTTTCAAGGCTCACCGAGGTCAGAAAATCAGAAGATTCCACACCTTTAGATATGAATTTGCACTAGCAGTCGCTGGAATAAGGCCCATGACAAATGAGATAACCATAAGGATAAGACCAGAGAAGAAGTGGACCATAAGAATAACATTCTGCGATTACAACAAAGTCATCTATCCATCAGTAAAGATCATCTAACAGTATGAAGTAActgaggaaaaagaaaaaacaaataacgaTATGGGTAAAAGCACAGAGTAGCTAGAAGTTGCCTGAGCCATGCTATGCTCggtgaagaaaaatgtaagaCAGTACGTTGATGATGCAATTGCCAAGCCATACTCCAGGAGCATAAGGACAGTCGGAAGAAACCGACCTATTCCGATAAATTGTTCCAGACCTAAGGAAAGAAATCAATCATTTCAGTAAGTTTATAGCAAACTAGCAAAGTACAGTGAATTAGAAGTCCAAATGCAAATGGAAATCAAAAACTAACTTACCAAAAGCGTAGAAAAGGATTATTGCAAATGTTGACGGAAATAAGAAACTGATGAAATCCCATACGTACGTTGATAACCAGTATGAAAGAACAGAAACCTGCAGCCATAAGAGATCATGAGGCCAAATTTACAGGATTAATAGTAAGAATCTGGGACTGATGCTATGCTTGTTTTTGGTTCTCCAGAAGTTTTCCAGAGAAAACTTACCCCACTAATAAGCTGTTGATGCTTTGCTTTCACCTCCCGCTcctgaataaaataaaatactatattcagaaaaaatacTGGAAAGGTAgcactaaacaaaaaacttatgCCAAAATAACTTGAGGTTTGACCTTACATACAGGATACATACCTTAACAATGGGAACAGCAAAGGAGGCCGGGATGAACGAGAACGCAATGTTAACAATAATTGCAGCGGAAAAAGCATCCAAATCctacaatgaaaagaaataagatCAAAACTACTAATATCgtgacattttgtttttacgaataaaacaattttgagaGGATGAGACAGGGACTAGAATCTGATCTTTTGTGTCCGAGGAAAAATAAGGTAGACACGTGTCAGTTTTTGCTACAGGCTGTTACATTGGTTCACATATACTGACAATCAGTTTGAGGGATCCCATCAACTCTAACTTATCCTTAACCCTCAAACTGAACATAATTTCAATAAAGTAATACCATTGTCTATTAATACCACAGAAAGGGAACTActccaaaaagaaagacataCATGACGCTGTATGCGCTGAGTTTTTGTAGGGGGCAAAGGATGGTTTCGGGTTTGAATGGTCATATTCTTGTTACCCGTAGCAAGTCGGAGAATCGCAGCATGCATAACATTGATGTAGATTGGACCAGCATGCTGACAAGTACCGTTGTGTAACACGGTGTATCCTAAACTCCCATCTGGATGCTGGCCATCCATTAAAATTGACCCATACCTAAAGACACTCACGGGTAGCAATTAGCAAAGTCAGTACATAAAATAGTACACTGTAACATTCTCAAAGAGGTCACCAACGTAGGAAATGCAACAAAGTAAATGTTTTGTCTAACTCAATGAACTCTTTGATTAATAACAGTGTAAGGCATGTCCCGcagaataaaacaaaatgttcaCTTAGATATTACGAAACAAGAAACTCATAAATAGCTTTGAAAGCGGAAATGTCTTCGACCCATGCATCTTTCAGATTGGCAGAAATTGATGCGACATAAAGGGCCCTCCAAATTTAAACTGACATAGTTCTGGGAGCAGCTATTTAAATGCATACGTTACATGAATCATGAGAACTTAAGCCTTCACGACTAGCAACAAACAGGGGAACATAATACTTGTGAAGGCAACAATATCTGGAGCATATGGATTATTTAGCGTAACTCACAAAAGATAACAAAGCATGAATCTGCTGGTGACCTATACATACCTTGACTGGTAGGACTGATCAAAACTAGACATCAGAAATTCGCTCATTGAAAGTAGAGTAGGCCCCAACGTGGGACCTGCTGCATCAATTGCATCAGCCAGTGCCTCTTTTGGATTAGGAAATTTATATGAAGTATTCCTCAAGGGCTGAATCCAGCCTCCTTCGATATATTGTGCAACCTAAATGgccaaaaaaattgatacaaacAATGTTTGGTAAGGTGAATTCAACCATAGTGCACTGTGATCAAAATCATGTAAGCATAAAATTTAACCAGTGAATGTGTAACAGAACTACTGCTTTTATAAAACCCTGGGTCAATTGTTGACAGCTGCATAAGAGCAAACCCTCTACATCCAGTAACTCAAATAATGAAATGAATACGTCACCAAgcaattagtttttttatgcACGTGTAGAAGTTAAGAGGTGAAATGAATTTTGATATACCAGGATTAATGTGATAGTTACTAGAGCGAGTAATATAAGATGCCACCTAATTGTATTTAAACTGCCAGTACATGCATCCAGAGAtatcacaaaatataaatgatacTCAACAGACCTCTTTGGCAATTGGCACAGACAGATCAAAAGGAATCGGGCCACCACCACCCTTTCCGCTCAGCAGAGGATTAAAATATGCAGTTGTCAAAGTTATGGATTTTTGATCAGGATGTGGCTTGagctgaagaaaaagaagg
It encodes the following:
- the HSFB3 gene encoding heat shock transcription factor B3 (heat shock transcription factor B3 (HSFB3); FUNCTIONS IN: DNA binding, sequence-specific DNA binding transcription factor activity; INVOLVED IN: response to cadmium ion; LOCATED IN: nucleus; EXPRESSED IN: inflorescence meristem, leaf whorl, flower, cultured cell; EXPRESSED DURING: 4 anthesis, petal differentiation and expansion stage; CONTAINS InterPro DOMAIN/s: Winged helix-turn-helix transcription repressor DNA-binding (InterPro:IPR011991), Heat shock factor (HSF)-type, DNA-binding (InterPro:IPR000232); BEST Arabidopsis thaliana protein match is: heat shock transcription factor B2A (TAIR:AT5G62020.1); Has 2046 Blast hits to 2034 proteins in 225 species: Archae - 0; Bacteria - 0; Metazoa - 329; Fungi - 465; Plants - 775; Viruses - 0; Other Eukaryotes - 477 (source: NCBI BLink).) — protein: MEDAGEHLRCNDNVNDEERLPLEFMIGNSTSTAELQPPPPFLVKTYKVVEDPTTDGVISWNEYGTGFVVWQPAEFARDLLPTLFKHCNFSSFVRQLNTYGFRKVTTIRWEFSNEMFRKGQRELMSNIRRRKSQHWSHNKSNHQVVPTTTMVNQEGHQRIGIDHHHEDQQSSATSSSFVYTALLDENKCLKNENELLSCELGKTKKKCKQLMELVERYRGEDEDATDESDDEEDEGLKLFGVKLE